A region of Ictalurus furcatus strain D&B chromosome 1, Billie_1.0, whole genome shotgun sequence DNA encodes the following proteins:
- the LOC128614134 gene encoding polyadenylate-binding protein 4-like isoform X2 has translation MCSLMNTFDAERALKLLNFDILLGQPMRIMWSQSDSSLRNSNEGNIFIKGLEKSIDSMALYDTFSIFGNILSCKVVCDENGSRGFGYVHFESAEAAEAAIKRLNGMLFNDHYVFITHFKSRQECQEQKKEERHPKPQHKFEQCVNLCLRNLDVSVDDERLHKEFSPFGTVIHAKVMGTDGCSGGFGFVRFSSPEEATKAMSEMQGRMLDRRALHIRLIQRKKERQTSLSSQGTQAAPKAVVNHHQPAPSCDKIMDAIPQAQNSTDNSTSVHQVKPHPSTHRVTQDFQLQSFRNIPEVIAPAVTHPHANQVVAMAKKTQTTVMDTVPAVVSVAAPTAAKAVLPTILGASIKAVLAVVPAAGWKPILTVSIKAVPAAVPAAGWKPIPTVSIKAVPAAVQAAGWKSIPTASIKAVPAAATPAPVIDEQLTKDTQQSQDTQVEHCFG, from the exons ATGTGCAGTCTCATGAACACTTTTGATG CTGAGCGCGCTTTGAAGCTGCTCAATTTTGACATCCTTTTGGGTCAGCCCATGCGCATCATGTGGTCCCAGAGTGACTCATCCCTCAGAAACAGCAACGAGGGAAATATCTTCATCAAGGGCCTGGAGAAGTCCATCGACAGCATGGCCCTTTACGACACCTTCTCCATCTTTGGCAACATCCTCTCATGCAAG GTGGTGTGTGATGAAAATGGGTCCCGGGGATTCGGATATGTACACTTTGAGAGTGCCGAGGCTGCTGAGGCTGCCATCAAGAGGCTGAATGGCATGCTCTTTAATGACCACTATGT GTTTATCACACACTTCAAGTCCCGCCAGGAGTGCCAAGAGcagaagaaggaagagagacATCCTAAACCTCAACATAAGTTtgagcag tgtgtgaacctGTGTCTGAGGAATCTTGATGTCTCTGTGGATGACGAGCGCCTACATAAAGAGTTCTCACCTTTTGGAACCGTCATCCACGCAAAG GTGATGGGGACCGATGGCTGCTCTGGAGGGTTTGGGTTTGTGCGCTTCTCCTCTCCGGAGGAAGCCACAAAGGCTATGAGCGAGATGCAGGGAAGGATGCTGGACAGAAGGGCGCTGCACATCCGTCTGATTCAGCGcaaaaaggagagacagacttCCCTCTCCAGTCAGGGGACACAGGCTGCCCCAAAGGCTGTAGTAAACCACCATCAACCTGCACCCTCCTGTGACAAAATCATGGATGCTATTCCTCAG GCTCAGAACTCCACTGATAATAGCACAAGCGTCCATCAAGTCAAGCCTCATCCAAGTACACACAGGGTTACGCAGGACTTCCAGCTGCAGA GTTTCCGCAACATCCCGGAAGTGATTGCACCTGCAGTGACACATCCGCACGCCAATCAGGTGGTAGCTATGgctaaaaaaacccaaactacAGTCATGGACACTGTTCCAGCTGTAGTTTCGGTTGCGGCTCCCACTGCAGCTAAAGCTGTACTACCTACAATTCTGGGTGCGAGTATAAAAGCAGTACTGGCTGTAGTACCAGCTGCAGGTTGGAAACCAATACTGACTGTGAGTATAAAAGCAGTACCAGCTGCAGTGCCAGCTGCAGGTTGGAAACCAATACCGACTGTGAGTATAAAAGCAGTACCAGCTGCAGTACAAGCTGCAGGTTGGAAATCAATACCGACTGCAAGTATAAAAGCAGTACCAGCTGCAGCAACTCCAGCACCTGTGATAGATGAGCAGCTGACCAAGGACACACAGCAGTCCCAGGATACACAG gttgAGCATTGCTTCGGGTGA
- the LOC128614134 gene encoding polyadenylate-binding protein 4-like isoform X1: MATLYVGDLHPDVTESMLLEKFSSVGRVCYLCLCLNTGTSLQYAFIIFQHRADAERALKLLNFDILLGQPMRIMWSQSDSSLRNSNEGNIFIKGLEKSIDSMALYDTFSIFGNILSCKVVCDENGSRGFGYVHFESAEAAEAAIKRLNGMLFNDHYVFITHFKSRQECQEQKKEERHPKPQHKFEQCVNLCLRNLDVSVDDERLHKEFSPFGTVIHAKVMGTDGCSGGFGFVRFSSPEEATKAMSEMQGRMLDRRALHIRLIQRKKERQTSLSSQGTQAAPKAVVNHHQPAPSCDKIMDAIPQAQNSTDNSTSVHQVKPHPSTHRVTQDFQLQSFRNIPEVIAPAVTHPHANQVVAMAKKTQTTVMDTVPAVVSVAAPTAAKAVLPTILGASIKAVLAVVPAAGWKPILTVSIKAVPAAVPAAGWKPIPTVSIKAVPAAVQAAGWKSIPTASIKAVPAAATPAPVIDEQLTKDTQQSQDTQVEHCFG, encoded by the exons ATGGCTACACTCTATGTTGGCGATCTTCACCCTGATGTGACCGAGTCCATGCTCCTGGAGAAATTCAGCTCTGTTGGGCGAGTTTGTTATCTCTGCCTCTGCTTGAACACCGGCACATCCCTCCAATACGCTTTTATCATCTTTCAGCATCGGGCCGATG CTGAGCGCGCTTTGAAGCTGCTCAATTTTGACATCCTTTTGGGTCAGCCCATGCGCATCATGTGGTCCCAGAGTGACTCATCCCTCAGAAACAGCAACGAGGGAAATATCTTCATCAAGGGCCTGGAGAAGTCCATCGACAGCATGGCCCTTTACGACACCTTCTCCATCTTTGGCAACATCCTCTCATGCAAG GTGGTGTGTGATGAAAATGGGTCCCGGGGATTCGGATATGTACACTTTGAGAGTGCCGAGGCTGCTGAGGCTGCCATCAAGAGGCTGAATGGCATGCTCTTTAATGACCACTATGT GTTTATCACACACTTCAAGTCCCGCCAGGAGTGCCAAGAGcagaagaaggaagagagacATCCTAAACCTCAACATAAGTTtgagcag tgtgtgaacctGTGTCTGAGGAATCTTGATGTCTCTGTGGATGACGAGCGCCTACATAAAGAGTTCTCACCTTTTGGAACCGTCATCCACGCAAAG GTGATGGGGACCGATGGCTGCTCTGGAGGGTTTGGGTTTGTGCGCTTCTCCTCTCCGGAGGAAGCCACAAAGGCTATGAGCGAGATGCAGGGAAGGATGCTGGACAGAAGGGCGCTGCACATCCGTCTGATTCAGCGcaaaaaggagagacagacttCCCTCTCCAGTCAGGGGACACAGGCTGCCCCAAAGGCTGTAGTAAACCACCATCAACCTGCACCCTCCTGTGACAAAATCATGGATGCTATTCCTCAG GCTCAGAACTCCACTGATAATAGCACAAGCGTCCATCAAGTCAAGCCTCATCCAAGTACACACAGGGTTACGCAGGACTTCCAGCTGCAGA GTTTCCGCAACATCCCGGAAGTGATTGCACCTGCAGTGACACATCCGCACGCCAATCAGGTGGTAGCTATGgctaaaaaaacccaaactacAGTCATGGACACTGTTCCAGCTGTAGTTTCGGTTGCGGCTCCCACTGCAGCTAAAGCTGTACTACCTACAATTCTGGGTGCGAGTATAAAAGCAGTACTGGCTGTAGTACCAGCTGCAGGTTGGAAACCAATACTGACTGTGAGTATAAAAGCAGTACCAGCTGCAGTGCCAGCTGCAGGTTGGAAACCAATACCGACTGTGAGTATAAAAGCAGTACCAGCTGCAGTACAAGCTGCAGGTTGGAAATCAATACCGACTGCAAGTATAAAAGCAGTACCAGCTGCAGCAACTCCAGCACCTGTGATAGATGAGCAGCTGACCAAGGACACACAGCAGTCCCAGGATACACAG gttgAGCATTGCTTCGGGTGA